The genomic region GGGTCAGCGCGTCGCGCCATTCGGCGGCGGCCCAGCCGGCCTTCTCCAGCCGCGCCAGCGACACCGCGCGCTGCAGTGCCGGATCGGCGATGACCTTGTTCATCGCGGCCGTGCCGGCATCCGGCTGCCACGGGCACAACGTGTAGGGCCGCTCGAGACGGTCGGCGGCCATGAAGCCGTGGAAGTCGCTTTCCAGTGCGACCTGGCGGAACAGCCGTTGCGCGGTGGCGGTGTCTCCGGTCTTCTCGCTCAGGCGTGCCTGGAAGTAGGCCCAGCGCGATTGGTTGCGCTGCTCGTCGCCCATCTTGCCGATCGCGGCCAGTGCGGCCGACCAGTCGGAACGCGACAGCGCTTCGCGTACACGCCATTCGTGCAGGCGCGGGTCGTAGCTGGCCTCGGGGACGGCGTTGAGCCGGCGCGCCGAGTCGGGCAGGTAGGAGGCCACCGTCCACAGTGCGATCTGGTACAGCGCGCGGCCGCGGTCGGCCTCGGTGAACTGCAGCGCCTGCGCGTACTGCGGCAACAGCTGTTCGGCCCGGTCGGGGTCGGCCTTGCCCAGTTTCGCCAGCCCGTGCGAGGCGACATGCCGGCTGCGGTCGGTCTTGGGCCAGTTCAACGCGCGTGGGTGCGGGTTGTCGATGAAGGCCGCGTAGTCGTTCGCCAATGCCTGCTGATCGGCCGGCAGGCCGCGCGCGATGCTGCGCATCACCCCCGGCTGCCAGGCTTCGGCGGCCTTGTCGAAACGCTGCCAGCGCAACTCGGGCGTCAGTCCGCCACGCGCGGCGAGCGCATTGAACACCGGGTCGCAGGCATTGGGCAGGGATTCGCCGCTGCTCAGCCAGAGCGCCTGCGCGCGCGCGCCCCAGTCGTTGCCGACCTTGCCGGTAGCCAGCTCGGCATTGAGCGCGTGGCACTGCAGGGCGGTGCTGTCGATGCCCTCGCGCCAGGCGTCGAGGAAGCTCGGCCAGTCCTCGCGTTTGGCGACCTGGGCCAGCCACGCGCTGCGGAAGGTTTCGCCGGCCGGCTCGCCGGCACGGCGCTTGAGGAAGGCTTGCGCCTGTGCGCTCGGCAGCGCATCGAGGTTGCGGCGCAGGCTGGCGAATTCGACCCAGCCGTACAGCGGGTGGTTGGCGAGGTCGCCGTATGCGGTGGCATCGAAACGTCCGGCTTCGGCGGCTTCGATCGCCTGCCCGACGCGCGGCAGGCGCGGGTCGGACAGAGGCGCCATGGTATTGCCCGGCCGGGCGGCGGGTGCGGCCATCGATGGTGCGGCGGTGGCCGGTTCGGCAGCTGGCGCCGACTGTGCGCAGGCGGCGGCGACGAGTATGGCGAGGGTGGGGAGAAGGAGGTGGGGATGCATGGGGACCGAATATAGCCGAGCGAATCGGAATGGCCGGTGAGGGTGGCGAAGGGCCGCGCCTTGCATCGGAGCAGGCGTCCACCGAGATGTAGAACGCATCGGCGATGCGTTGCGCGCCTGCTTCAGATCGCTGCCGGTTGTGGTGCCAGGCGCGCCAGGAACCGTCCGCCCTTGCAGGCCTGCTCTACCATGCGCCGGGTCATGCTGATCCGGTCCAGCATGCGCACCAGTGACGTGGCCGGCAGCATGCCGCGACTGCCGGCGCGCAGCAGTTCCGCCTTGGCGTCCTGGTAGACCTGTTCGAACCTGCCCGCCGCGGTGTCGATGGCCGCCCTGTCCAGTGGCGCATCGGTGGTCGGGTCCGATGCGGCCAGGACCTGCGCGGCCATGTCCTGCAGTGCCTGCAGGGGTGTGGCCAGCTGTGCGGGTGGCGCGGGCGAGGGCAGCGGCATCCGCGCCAGTTCGAGCGCCAGTTCGGCGAC from Lysobacter alkalisoli harbors:
- a CDS encoding transglycosylase SLT domain-containing protein, which translates into the protein MAAPAARPGNTMAPLSDPRLPRVGQAIEAAEAGRFDATAYGDLANHPLYGWVEFASLRRNLDALPSAQAQAFLKRRAGEPAGETFRSAWLAQVAKREDWPSFLDAWREGIDSTALQCHALNAELATGKVGNDWGARAQALWLSSGESLPNACDPVFNALAARGGLTPELRWQRFDKAAEAWQPGVMRSIARGLPADQQALANDYAAFIDNPHPRALNWPKTDRSRHVASHGLAKLGKADPDRAEQLLPQYAQALQFTEADRGRALYQIALWTVASYLPDSARRLNAVPEASYDPRLHEWRVREALSRSDWSAALAAIGKMGDEQRNQSRWAYFQARLSEKTGDTATAQRLFRQVALESDFHGFMAADRLERPYTLCPWQPDAGTAAMNKVIADPALQRAVSLARLEKAGWAAAEWRDALTRFNETERVLAVDYAQANGWHDRAVFGLDLSSPDQRRLYDLRFPLRHDATIRREAAKNRLDPAWVAAQTRAESTFNPRARSSANAMGLMQILPATGAAVARRLGLPWGGASSLYDPDTNIILGTAYLRQMIDDNGGMPYFAIAGYNAGPTPLLRWRTQRPGMDPDFWIETISYKETREYVARVLAFSVIYDWKLDNSARTLADRLRGRVDGPRKNFICPATSADPAATIEATPPPAG